The following proteins are encoded in a genomic region of Gouania willdenowi chromosome 6, fGouWil2.1, whole genome shotgun sequence:
- the LOC114465278 gene encoding fibroblast growth factor receptor substrate 2-like, which yields MGSCLSCPEKESIPDNHQSKFKVINVDDDGNELGSGVMELTETELVLHTHRRDNVCWPYLCLRRYGYDSNLFSFESGRRCQTGQGIFAFKCSRAEEIFNMLQEVMHSHSISVVEEAVLEPGQQGTLTPAALGYAVPNGLSRLPSVGDAPSHPSTRHPSVASTRLPSVGEESTHPLLEEVHTYVNTSGLLEEQSSPLTVTTPIESPSSPCCPTPPPPPRARPDGAELMVPPEAVGPPDKTEPSLHPEGVEPQVLLEPQGVRFVLGPTPVQRQLMEKERQQKEAEPQETNGHTEAPSPPDAEPHPLHSNGSASSVAPPRRHRPPPLTPDLQNVNNSAQRRTALLDYENLPALPPVWESRKPSAEEQYGADLRTPSLNGHAHYHGSHAHPLSAALEPLHNYVNTENVTAPLSAHRPDTARRRSDAPTVFNFDFRRLPGGNAEPPKMLNYIEVEMDGGTGNKGTSDGSNPHTPRTPSSPPPPATPTRRTELYALIDIERTAAMSNLQKARPRDDGTSRKTRHNSTELPTKSAA from the exons ATGGGTAGCTGTTTAAGCTGTCCTGAGAAAGAGTCGATTCCAGATAATCATCAGAGCAAGTTCAAG GTGATCAACGTGGACGACGATGGGAACGAGCTCGGCTCAGGTGTGATGGAGCTGACTGAGACCGAGCTCGTCCTTCACACTCATCGCCGTGACAATGTCTGCTGGCCTTATTTGTGCTTACGGCGCTACGGCTATGACTCTAACCTGTTCTCCTTCGAAAGCGGACGCCGCTGCCAAACGGGCCAAG GTATCTTTGCCTTTAAATGCTCTCGGGCAGAGGAGATCTTCAACATGCTGCAGGAGGTGATGCACAGTCACAGCATCAGTGTGGTGGAGGAGGCAGTACTGGAGCCTGGCCAGCAGGGGACACTCACTCCGGCAG ctCTTGGGTATGCAGTGCCTAATGGGCTGAGCAGGTTGCCTTCTGTGGGCGATGCCCCATCTCACCCATCAACCAGACATCCGTCAGTGGCCTCAACACGCCTCCCATCAGTGGGGGAGGAATCTACACACCCTCTGCTGGAGGAG gTACACACCTATGTGAACACTTCGGGGCTGCTGGAGGAACAGTCGAGTCCTTTGACTGTCACAACGCCAATCGAGAGTCCTTCGTCTCCTTGTTGTCCgactccgcctcctcctccaaGGGCGCGCCCTGACGGGGCCGAACTTATGGTGCCTCCTGAAGCGGTGGGGCCTCCTGACAAGACAGAGCCTTCGCTGCATCCTGAAGGAGTGGAGCCTCAGGTGCTGCTGGAGCCACAGGGCGTGCGGTTTGTCCTCGGCCCGACGCCCGTGCAGCGTCAGCTGATGGAGAAAGAGCGCCAGCAGAAGGAGGCGGAGCCACAAGAGACTAATGGACACACAGAAGCTCCGTCCCCTCCTGACGCCGAGCCTCACCCTCTGCACTCCAACGGCTCTGCCTCCTCCGTGGCTCCTCCTCGCCGCCATCGCCCACCCCCCCTGACCCCTGACCTCCAGAATGTTAATAACTCAGCACAGCGGCGCACAGCGCTTCTGGACTACGAGAACCTGCCGGCACTGCCTCCGGTGTGGGAGAGCAGGAAGCCGAGCGCCGAAGAGCAGTATGGCGCGGACCTGCGCACGCCATCACTCAACGGACACGCCCATTACCACGGCAGCCATGCCCACCCGCTATCTGCTGCCCTTGAGCCCTTGCACAACTACGTCAACACGGAGAACGTGACAGCGCCGCTGAGCGCTCACCGACCTGACACAGCACGGCGTCGCTCCGACGCTCCCACCGTCTTTAACTTTGACTTCCGCCGGCTGCCAGGCGGCAACGCAGAGCCCCCCAAAATGCTCAACTACATCGAGGTGGAAATGGACGGTGGCACCGGGAACAAGGGCACCTCGGATGGTAGCAACCCCCACACACCACGCACCCCCTCCTCTCCACCACCGCCAGCCACGCCCACTCGCCGCACCGAGCTGTACGCACTCATCGACATTGAGCGAACCGCTGCTATGTCTAACCTGCAGAAGGCTCGGCCGCGCGATGATGGGACATCTCGCAAGACAAGACACAACAGTACCGAGCTACCCACCAAGAGTGCTGCATGA